One window of Pyxicephalus adspersus chromosome 4, UCB_Pads_2.0, whole genome shotgun sequence genomic DNA carries:
- the DNAJC5G gene encoding dnaJ homolog subfamily C member 5G — translation MADPNKPQRRMSRTGISLYQVLGLEKGASQDEIKKAYRKLALRYHPDKNPDNPEAAEKFKEINNANTILSDDNKRKIYDEYGSMGLYVAEQFGEESVKYYFLMSKCWFKGLVICCTLFTCCCCCCCCGFCCGRCKPPEEDESYKCVNPEDLEAQIRAEGGEEVINVQPSPGAAVHPEPQRQNS, via the exons ATGGCCGATCCCAACAAACCCCAGAGGAGGATGTCACGGACTGGAATCTCGTTGTATCAAGTATTGGGACTGGAGAAAGGCGCCTCCCAGGACGAGATAAAGAAGGCGTACAG GAAACTAGCCCTGCGCTATCACCCAGACAAAAACCCGGATAACCCAGAGGCAGCAGAGAAATTCAAAGAAATCAACAATGCCAACACCATACTGAGCGACGACAACAAGCGCAAGATTTACGATGAGTACGGCTCTATGGGTCTCTACGTGGCTGAGCAATTTGGGGAGGAAAGCGTCAAATATTACTTCCTCATGTCCAAGTGCTGGTTCAAG GGTTTGGTGATTTGCTGCACATTGTTCacatgctgctgctgttgctgctgttgtgGGTTTTGCTGCGGCCGCTGTAAACCTCCAGAAGAAGATGAATCTTACAAGTGTGTGAATCCTGAGGACCTGGAAGCTCAGATCAGAGCAGAGGGCG GGGAAGAAGTCATCAATGTGCAGCCTTCACCTGGTGCTGCTGTGCACCCCGAGCCGCAGCGGCAGAACTCCTAA